In one window of Verrucomicrobiota bacterium DNA:
- a CDS encoding alpha/beta hydrolase, whose amino-acid sequence MIFFATNRNLLMEGDAFSGFGDEFNYSDPTCEARSQIRVGWINSENEPVILDESDSSYSLERNPPSRRLFNHYRASQRQEGGTRNVLFYIHGYNSDFQKTVEAAQQLEELYNVDVLLFSWPSRGDGPDENPDFLEKAYGVVGYKRDKRRAKDSADELLRVFKKMATYFAEVRDERCNQKLSLLAFSMGNYVLKKAVGPSSFEGETSFFDNIILSAPDVNMYDHVNWMHKLKPRGHTFVLFNERDMPLNVSQKKGGIEQEARLGCNIPFETLRGTFYLDLTKCFDIGRLHGYVFKRDWCESAPSGNSPIDDIFAPILNGARPSDSIPGFRSDRCLYTIREEV is encoded by the coding sequence ATGATCTTCTTTGCAACTAACCGAAATCTATTGATGGAAGGCGACGCGTTTTCTGGATTCGGAGACGAATTCAACTACAGTGACCCTACCTGCGAAGCGCGAAGCCAAATTCGTGTTGGATGGATTAACTCAGAGAACGAACCGGTCATTCTTGATGAAAGTGATAGTTCATACTCGTTAGAAAGGAATCCTCCTAGTCGCCGGTTGTTTAATCATTACAGAGCCAGCCAACGTCAGGAGGGAGGAACCCGAAATGTGCTTTTCTACATCCATGGCTATAATTCCGATTTTCAAAAAACGGTCGAAGCCGCGCAACAATTGGAAGAGCTATACAACGTAGATGTTTTGCTGTTCTCGTGGCCTTCTAGGGGTGACGGGCCGGATGAAAATCCCGACTTCCTTGAAAAAGCTTACGGGGTGGTTGGTTATAAGCGTGACAAACGGAGAGCGAAGGACAGCGCCGATGAGCTTTTGCGAGTTTTCAAAAAAATGGCCACGTATTTTGCGGAAGTTCGCGATGAGCGCTGTAACCAAAAGTTGAGCCTCCTAGCTTTCAGCATGGGCAACTACGTGTTGAAGAAAGCAGTCGGACCCAGCTCCTTTGAAGGAGAAACCAGTTTTTTCGATAACATCATTCTCTCGGCACCAGACGTGAACATGTATGATCACGTGAATTGGATGCATAAACTGAAACCGAGGGGCCACACCTTCGTTCTATTTAACGAACGCGATATGCCCCTCAATGTTTCGCAAAAGAAAGGTGGCATAGAGCAAGAGGCTAGATTGGGTTGCAATATACCTTTTGAGACGTTGCGGGGTACGTTCTACTTAGACCTGACGAAGTGTTTCGACATCGGAAGACTTCATGGTTACGTCTTTAAGCGGGATTGGTGCGAAAGCGCTCCGTCTGGCAATTCTCCTATAGATGATATTTTTGCACCCATTTTAAATGGGGCTCGACCCTCGGACTCGATACCTGGATTTCGGTCAGATCGGTGTCTGTATACAATAAGGGAGGAGGTGTAG
- a CDS encoding DUF2235 domain-containing protein, with amino-acid sequence MKRIAVFCDGTWQKPNVSDQTNVVKLARIVSPQSKDGTSQIVYYDPGVGSKRGTKTRGGLLGKGLNTNIMQAYLFLALNYEAGDEIYLFGYSRGAYTVRSLAGLIYCCGLLKREGFGSLEEAMQLYRDPEITPGHNESVEFRKKIGDRTGDGLDPGRIPIKFLGCFDTVGALGVPDVWPLIPLDKWLNRKYRFHDHFLNRKIEFAAHAVAADEVRKPFHYVTMEVPPSQKETQLSQMWFPGVHGSVGGGKVEQAPLADGPLLWIKDLASGGFGSGSDVPSLEFEMDVLSEELRPAPNPSADYADSFKGFMKIAGRKSRDFKGISETNDIDKSVVIRMNEREDYFPKALSSIEKILKERIERLFAPR; translated from the coding sequence ATGAAACGAATTGCGGTTTTTTGTGACGGCACATGGCAAAAGCCGAATGTGTCGGATCAAACAAACGTCGTAAAGCTAGCGAGAATCGTTTCTCCCCAATCGAAAGATGGCACTTCACAGATCGTGTATTACGACCCTGGAGTTGGCTCGAAAAGAGGAACGAAGACAAGAGGTGGTCTTCTCGGAAAGGGTCTCAATACAAATATTATGCAGGCCTACCTCTTCCTTGCTTTGAATTACGAGGCAGGTGATGAGATTTACCTTTTCGGTTACAGTCGTGGTGCATACACAGTCCGGAGTCTGGCTGGGTTGATCTACTGTTGTGGCCTTTTGAAGCGGGAGGGTTTTGGTTCTTTGGAGGAAGCGATGCAGCTTTATCGCGACCCTGAAATCACACCGGGGCACAATGAATCGGTAGAATTTCGCAAGAAGATTGGTGACCGGACAGGAGATGGTCTCGATCCCGGCAGGATTCCCATTAAGTTTCTCGGTTGCTTCGATACGGTCGGTGCGTTGGGGGTGCCGGATGTATGGCCGCTCATTCCTTTGGATAAGTGGCTCAATCGAAAATACCGGTTTCATGATCACTTCCTGAACAGAAAGATCGAATTTGCGGCTCATGCGGTTGCGGCGGACGAAGTCCGGAAGCCCTTCCATTACGTGACCATGGAGGTGCCTCCGAGCCAGAAAGAGACTCAACTGAGTCAAATGTGGTTTCCTGGGGTTCATGGTTCGGTGGGCGGTGGGAAAGTGGAGCAGGCACCTCTGGCAGATGGACCTCTTTTGTGGATCAAAGACTTGGCTTCCGGAGGATTTGGAAGCGGTTCAGATGTGCCCTCTCTTGAGTTTGAAATGGATGTCCTTTCTGAAGAGCTGAGACCGGCCCCCAATCCGTCCGCTGATTATGCAGATAGCTTCAAGGGATTTATGAAAATTGCTGGTCGAAAGTCGCGCGATTTTAAAGGCATCTCGGAAACAAACGACATTGATAAGAGTGTGGTCATTCGAATGAACGAGCGGGAGGATTATTTTCCGAAGGCGCTTTCGAGTATTGAGAAAATCCTCAAGGAACGCATTGAAAGACTGTTTGCTCCGAGATAG
- a CDS encoding HEAT repeat domain-containing protein produces the protein MTRSWVEWRVEGALSAFEDHNFEVKRLSLAELIEAKSVRRVELERVGELLRSEEDSVVATAASALRMIGAPSREYVPELLDLLKDENEWIRFTSAKALVAIGMDADLVPTITKLLKDEDLTVRLITLNVLGELGEHSSGYVSEIVLMLKDDDRAVRESALNVLGELGEHSSDYVSEIALMLKDDDRAVRRTALNVLGGLGEHSSGYVSEIVLMLKDEDGAVRRTALNVLGGLGEYSSGYVSEIVLMLKDEDGEVRWTAETALIELGEHSSGYVSEIALMLKDEDGEVRQSALYVLGGLGEHSSGYVSEIAMMLKDEDGEVRQSALYVLGELGEHSSDYVAEIELMLKDEDWKVRLGALYVLGGLGEHSSGYVSEIVLMLKDKDWEVREAALSVLGELGEHSSGYVSEIVLMLKDDDGLVRMAAETALIGLGEHSSDYVSEIVLMLKDEDWNVRRAALNVLGRLGEYSSGYVSEIVLMLKDKDWEVREAAETALIGLGEHSSGYVSEIALMLKDEEGAVRETALNVLGGLGEHSSDYVAEIALMLKDEDWKVRESAYSNLQKIISTQEENIPPLVHLLDGIPDGVRKLIVTRDLLERGPKRFEDLCLILEQIHMFGSEKPRLRFIAHVLGAGDPEMKLAMSWLGRPDSLPVPVEDPSLTLETLNRLYEAAEDFENLEIETSTAIAVVTTLGHENGHWSGRSVDLGQLRRSAELLQGSVHSGPIENVIKDLEDSEEIRKWVRRGFFVLVCHIVVWSLLLFVYPRSRVVQEVFFWNPWFRKWLSLFYVSLVLALFTRLRKRMLLPMAESLIADASLDEFDVSHYFEQDRLKRISGASVGVTDGADRRIQGQIILEGDSGLGKTMFARWLLLNTKGPKAYLPARDCKDGVLDALQRRLIGQMKDLSFLEAMVFNGGLAICIDGLNETSADVRARIKSDLQPFRRANVLLVTQPLNWDPPKRASRWQIQPLDDEGIEEFLMTRLVTTEREEFRRRCRLFLDSVLGDEEGFSGSYRRVLSNPMDLTVVADLIDRGEKPDLSALEEQQYNQMEREYERVNAGQSFPLKPFSERVYEMRLNDEKRISDFEEELKVMERFKMVLCRVTSDGEQWMFRHDKIVDSFVVQAFKNSSERVEQHFDDPRFRGVYFMLAESLPFSDAKELSEKISDHAASTSDHTVSDEIRKIILDRSEA, from the coding sequence GTGACCCGCTCTTGGGTCGAATGGAGGGTTGAAGGAGCACTCTCAGCCTTTGAAGACCACAATTTTGAGGTGAAGCGTTTGTCACTTGCTGAACTTATTGAAGCGAAGAGCGTGCGACGTGTCGAATTAGAGCGTGTAGGAGAATTACTTAGATCAGAGGAAGATTCCGTAGTCGCGACAGCAGCGAGCGCCTTGCGGATGATTGGAGCTCCTTCCAGAGAATATGTTCCGGAGCTCCTGGATTTACTCAAGGACGAGAATGAATGGATCCGTTTCACCTCTGCTAAAGCGCTCGTTGCAATTGGAATGGATGCGGATCTAGTTCCGACAATTACGAAATTGTTGAAAGATGAGGATCTCACTGTTCGTCTGATCACTTTGAATGTTCTTGGAGAATTAGGAGAGCATTCAAGTGGCTACGTTTCGGAAATTGTATTGATGCTGAAAGATGATGATCGGGCGGTTCGTGAGAGTGCTTTGAATGTTCTTGGAGAATTAGGTGAGCATTCAAGTGACTATGTTTCTGAAATCGCATTGATGCTGAAAGATGATGATCGGGCGGTTCGTCGGACAGCTTTGAATGTTCTCGGAGGATTAGGAGAGCATTCAAGTGGCTACGTTTCGGAAATTGTATTGATGCTGAAAGATGAGGATGGTGCGGTTCGTCGGACAGCTTTGAATGTTCTCGGAGGATTAGGAGAGTATTCAAGTGGCTACGTTTCGGAAATTGTACTGATGCTGAAAGATGAGGATGGGGAGGTTCGTTGGACAGCTGAAACAGCTCTCATTGAATTAGGTGAGCATTCAAGTGGCTACGTTTCGGAAATCGCATTGATGCTGAAAGATGAGGATGGGGAGGTTCGTCAGAGCGCTTTGTATGTTCTTGGAGGATTAGGAGAGCATTCAAGTGGCTACGTTTCGGAAATCGCAATGATGCTGAAAGATGAGGATGGGGAGGTTCGTCAGAGCGCTTTGTATGTTCTTGGAGAATTAGGTGAGCATTCAAGTGATTACGTTGCGGAAATCGAATTGATGCTGAAGGATGAGGATTGGAAGGTTCGTCTGGGTGCTTTGTATGTGCTTGGAGGCTTAGGTGAGCATTCAAGTGGCTACGTTTCGGAAATCGTATTGATGCTGAAGGATAAGGATTGGGAGGTTCGTGAGGCAGCTTTGAGTGTTCTTGGAGAATTAGGAGAGCATTCAAGTGGCTACGTTTCGGAAATTGTATTGATGCTGAAAGATGACGATGGTTTGGTTCGGATGGCAGCTGAAACTGCACTCATTGGCTTAGGTGAGCATTCAAGTGACTACGTTTCGGAAATCGTATTGATGCTGAAGGATGAGGATTGGAACGTTCGTCGGGCCGCTTTGAATGTTCTCGGAAGATTAGGTGAGTATTCAAGTGGCTACGTTTCGGAAATCGTATTGATGCTGAAGGATAAGGATTGGGAGGTTCGTGAGGCAGCTGAAACTGCGCTCATTGGATTAGGAGAGCATTCAAGTGGCTACGTTTCGGAAATCGCATTGATGCTGAAAGATGAGGAAGGGGCGGTTCGCGAGACCGCTTTGAATGTTCTTGGAGGATTAGGTGAGCATTCGAGTGACTACGTTGCGGAAATCGCATTGATGCTGAAAGATGAAGATTGGAAGGTTCGTGAATCGGCATATAGTAATCTTCAGAAGATTATTTCCACACAAGAGGAGAACATACCTCCATTAGTGCATTTACTTGATGGAATTCCGGATGGAGTAAGAAAGTTAATTGTCACCAGAGACCTTTTGGAAAGGGGACCGAAGAGATTTGAAGACCTTTGTTTGATTTTGGAACAGATTCATATGTTTGGAAGCGAAAAGCCTAGACTTCGCTTTATCGCCCATGTTCTCGGAGCAGGTGATCCTGAAATGAAATTAGCTATGAGTTGGTTAGGAAGACCAGACAGTCTTCCTGTGCCAGTTGAAGACCCATCTCTAACTCTTGAGACATTGAACCGTCTCTATGAAGCCGCAGAAGATTTTGAAAACCTTGAAATCGAAACGAGTACGGCAATTGCTGTGGTTACTACTCTTGGTCATGAGAATGGGCACTGGTCCGGTCGTAGCGTCGATCTTGGGCAGCTTCGAAGATCTGCGGAGCTACTACAAGGATCTGTTCACTCCGGTCCGATTGAAAACGTAATCAAGGATTTGGAAGATAGTGAGGAGATTCGCAAATGGGTAAGAAGAGGGTTTTTTGTTTTGGTCTGCCATATCGTCGTCTGGTCGTTACTTCTTTTCGTCTATCCGAGATCGCGGGTAGTCCAAGAAGTATTTTTCTGGAATCCATGGTTTCGAAAGTGGTTGAGCCTGTTTTATGTAAGTCTGGTTCTGGCACTGTTCACCCGTTTGCGAAAGAGAATGCTCTTGCCGATGGCAGAGAGTTTAATTGCAGACGCTTCTCTGGATGAATTCGATGTAAGTCACTATTTTGAACAGGATCGTTTAAAGCGGATTTCAGGTGCATCCGTAGGTGTTACTGACGGTGCTGACCGTCGAATTCAGGGGCAGATTATTCTGGAGGGTGATTCGGGTCTTGGAAAAACGATGTTTGCGAGATGGCTTCTCCTCAATACGAAGGGTCCGAAAGCTTATCTTCCGGCGAGAGACTGTAAGGATGGCGTTCTCGACGCACTGCAGCGCCGATTGATCGGCCAGATGAAAGACCTTAGTTTTCTCGAGGCAATGGTTTTTAATGGTGGACTTGCTATCTGTATTGACGGGCTTAACGAGACTTCGGCAGATGTGCGTGCCCGCATCAAGAGCGATCTTCAGCCCTTTAGGCGGGCCAACGTGCTTCTGGTGACCCAGCCATTGAATTGGGATCCGCCTAAAAGAGCTTCTCGCTGGCAGATTCAGCCGTTGGACGATGAAGGAATTGAAGAGTTTTTGATGACTCGTTTAGTCACCACTGAAAGGGAAGAATTCCGTCGCAGGTGTAGATTGTTTCTCGATAGTGTTCTCGGTGATGAAGAGGGTTTCTCGGGGTCGTATCGGAGGGTTTTGAGCAACCCAATGGATTTAACGGTCGTAGCTGATCTGATTGATCGCGGCGAAAAGCCCGACCTTTCGGCATTGGAGGAGCAGCAATATAACCAGATGGAGCGTGAGTACGAACGGGTCAATGCAGGTCAGAGTTTTCCTCTCAAACCGTTTTCAGAACGAGTCTATGAAATGAGATTGAATGACGAGAAAAGAATCTCTGATTTTGAAGAAGAGCTCAAGGTCATGGAACGCTTCAAGATGGTGCTTTGCCGTGTGACCTCAGACGGTGAGCAATGGATGTTTCGCCATGACAAAATTGTGGACTCCTTCGTTGTTCAAGCCTTCAAAAACAGTTCGGAGAGAGTTGAACAGCATTTCGACGACCCTCGTTTTCGAGGCGTGTATTTTATGCTCGCGGAGAGTCTTCCTTTTTCGGATGCAAAGGAGCTTAGCGAAAAGATTTCCGATCACGCTGCTAGCACGAGCGATCATACGGTGAGCGATGAGATTCGGAAGATTATTCTAGATCGGTCGGAGGCGTGA